Proteins encoded together in one Mycobacteriales bacterium window:
- a CDS encoding sugar ABC transporter ATP-binding protein, which produces MPTPQDGRGGTTITGPAIEGLDISKHFGAVAALHDATFQADFGEIHAIIGENGAGKSTMIKALCGMHQPDGGQIRIRGQQERLRSPDAAHDHGIGAVFQELTLLPWMTAAENLLIRREPRHFGIVRRGELVPRAEELLAQYDVHSIDPREVVANLSLAQRQMLEVVRTVSREPSILFFDEPTSSLPERESDWLFQLLRRLRDEGACIVFTSHRWREISSLADRVTIFRGGTEVETRDRFGEDEAVRLMTGRSAAEPVAALEPLERHEPVLEVRDLQGTGLDGVSFAVHAGEVVGVGGLEGQGQRELFHALFGVQRAQGVIEVERSPRRLRSPRDAIKAGIALVPEDRKGEGLLLPMSVKENLTLSVLSSLSRGGFSKLREERRVAEDLMGRLRIRARGWAQPVRGLSGGNQQKALIGRWLLTDSRVLLLYDITRGVDVATKQDLYRLMADLAAQGKAILYYSSDTEEVAHHSHRVLVMRDGRIVSELTGPDIDPEAIVGAAVREEATSA; this is translated from the coding sequence GTGCCGACACCGCAGGACGGCCGAGGAGGTACGACGATCACGGGCCCGGCGATCGAGGGTCTCGACATCTCGAAGCACTTCGGTGCCGTGGCCGCTCTGCACGACGCGACGTTCCAGGCCGACTTCGGCGAGATCCACGCCATCATCGGGGAGAACGGCGCCGGCAAGAGCACGATGATCAAGGCGCTGTGCGGGATGCACCAGCCCGACGGCGGGCAGATCCGGATCCGCGGTCAGCAGGAGAGGCTGCGCAGCCCGGACGCCGCCCACGATCACGGGATCGGTGCGGTGTTCCAGGAGCTGACCCTGCTGCCCTGGATGACAGCGGCGGAAAACCTGCTGATCCGCCGGGAACCGCGGCACTTCGGCATCGTCCGCCGCGGCGAGCTCGTCCCCCGGGCCGAGGAGCTCCTCGCGCAGTACGACGTGCACAGCATCGACCCCCGCGAAGTGGTCGCGAACCTGTCGCTGGCCCAGCGCCAGATGCTCGAGGTGGTCCGGACGGTCAGTCGCGAGCCGAGCATCCTCTTCTTCGACGAGCCCACCTCGTCATTGCCCGAGCGGGAGTCGGACTGGCTGTTCCAGTTGCTGCGCCGGCTTCGCGACGAGGGTGCCTGCATCGTCTTCACCTCCCACCGGTGGCGGGAGATCAGCAGCCTCGCCGACCGGGTCACGATCTTCCGCGGCGGCACCGAGGTCGAGACTCGGGACAGGTTCGGCGAGGACGAGGCGGTCCGGCTGATGACCGGCCGGAGTGCCGCGGAGCCGGTCGCGGCGCTGGAGCCGTTGGAGCGTCACGAGCCGGTGCTCGAGGTTCGCGATCTGCAGGGCACCGGCCTGGACGGCGTCTCCTTCGCCGTACACGCCGGCGAGGTGGTGGGCGTCGGCGGCCTAGAGGGCCAGGGGCAACGCGAGCTGTTCCACGCCCTCTTCGGAGTGCAGCGGGCGCAGGGCGTCATCGAGGTCGAGCGGTCGCCCCGGCGGCTGCGCAGTCCGCGCGACGCGATCAAGGCGGGCATCGCGCTCGTGCCGGAGGACCGCAAGGGTGAGGGCCTGCTGCTGCCGATGTCGGTGAAGGAGAATCTCACCCTCAGCGTCCTCAGCTCCCTGTCGCGGGGCGGTTTCAGCAAGCTCCGCGAAGAGCGTCGGGTCGCCGAAGACCTCATGGGCCGGCTCCGGATCCGCGCTCGCGGCTGGGCCCAGCCCGTGCGCGGCCTCAGCGGCGGCAACCAGCAGAAGGCACTGATCGGCCGCTGGCTGCTCACCGACTCGCGGGTGCTGTTGCTCTACGACATCACCCGCGGCGTCGACGTCGCCACCAAGCAGGACCTCTACCGGCTGATGGCCGACCTCGCCGCGCAGGGAAAGGCGATCCTCTACTACTCCTCGGACACCGAGGAGGTCGCGCACCATTCGCATCGGGTCCTGGTCATGCGCGACGGGCGGATCGTCAGCGAGCTCACCGGACCCGACATCGACCCGGAGGCGATCGTCGGGGCCGCCGTACGCGAGGAGGCAACGTCGGCATGA
- a CDS encoding TIGR03943 family protein — protein MNQDAQSLLVVLVGAAVTRIAADGSYQLYVRGNLRPWLLIAGIVLIVIGIVSLLRSDLRRRGNDAVEHADDGVAADGDGHGHAHTGQRWVAWLLLAPILVIFLVAPPALGAYTAAHRGGGVAKPVGDSTFTALPAGSAVPDTLRDFSERAVWDKGRTLTGRTVALTGFVTPRTGGGIFLTRMMITCCAADASPIEVMVTGTIPRVRANEWLKVTGRYAGLDHRDDNGSGPLAVLRVVRITPVGAPAEPYE, from the coding sequence GTGAACCAGGATGCCCAGAGCCTGCTCGTCGTGCTTGTCGGCGCGGCCGTGACGCGGATCGCGGCGGACGGGAGTTACCAGCTCTACGTCCGCGGCAATCTCCGCCCGTGGCTGCTCATCGCCGGCATCGTGCTCATCGTGATCGGCATCGTGTCCCTGCTCCGCAGCGACCTGCGTCGGCGCGGAAACGACGCCGTCGAGCACGCCGACGACGGGGTGGCCGCCGACGGTGACGGTCACGGGCACGCGCACACCGGCCAGCGCTGGGTGGCCTGGCTGTTGCTGGCACCGATCCTGGTCATCTTTCTCGTCGCTCCCCCGGCCCTGGGCGCCTATACCGCAGCGCATCGGGGCGGTGGCGTCGCGAAGCCGGTGGGCGACAGCACCTTCACCGCATTGCCGGCCGGCAGCGCGGTGCCCGACACGCTGCGGGACTTCTCCGAACGCGCGGTGTGGGACAAGGGCCGCACCCTGACCGGCCGCACGGTCGCGCTCACCGGGTTCGTCACCCCTCGGACCGGCGGCGGGATCTTCCTGACCCGCATGATGATCACCTGTTGTGCCGCCGACGCGAGCCCGATCGAGGTCATGGTCACCGGCACCATTCCGCGGGTGCGGGCCAACGAGTGGCTGAAGGTCACCGGACGCTACGCGGGGCTCGATCACCGCGACGACAACGGTTCCGGGCCGCTCGCAGTTCTGCGGGTCGTACGGATCACGCCGGTCGGCGCCCCGGCCGAGCCCTACGAGTGA
- a CDS encoding sugar ABC transporter substrate-binding protein produces the protein MSLHRRDFLHLACGGLAGGALTAAAGCASTAQASGGHRKLRIALANSYIGNSWRIEMENQWKAALQMEPFASQVEGTIYNANNNLRDQSQEMANLVSLQVDAIVIDAASPTALNGIIEQAAAHGILVIAFDNTVSTKKALNVNTDQFKFGQLLAEHLAGLLHGKGNVIMGTGVPGTTVDADRNAGAEKVWKKYPGIKVVNKFTTMWDSSVAQKNAAAILPSLPKIDGIWAQGGTDGILKAFQGAGKPLPPTCGESENGFRKFLAGMPGYPKVKGLSIGQPPYLSVVSLEVARRILRHEYPRQDVVLPFPSVTDQTVKVGQTVFPEVADSFFTGFTDTSARPVLHMCLQSALKGTPCAHSLNVNLPKEA, from the coding sequence ATGTCACTGCATCGGCGGGATTTCCTGCATCTCGCGTGCGGCGGGCTCGCCGGAGGTGCGTTGACGGCCGCCGCCGGGTGCGCCTCCACCGCCCAGGCCAGCGGCGGCCACCGCAAGCTGCGCATCGCTCTCGCCAACTCCTACATCGGCAACAGTTGGCGCATCGAGATGGAGAACCAGTGGAAGGCGGCTCTGCAGATGGAGCCGTTCGCCTCGCAGGTCGAGGGCACGATCTACAACGCCAACAACAACCTCCGCGACCAGTCGCAGGAGATGGCCAACCTGGTGTCGCTGCAGGTCGATGCGATCGTCATCGACGCGGCGTCACCGACCGCGCTCAACGGGATCATCGAGCAGGCTGCGGCGCACGGCATCCTCGTGATCGCATTCGACAACACGGTGAGCACGAAGAAGGCCCTGAACGTCAACACCGACCAATTCAAGTTCGGGCAGTTGCTCGCCGAACATCTCGCCGGCCTGCTGCACGGCAAGGGAAACGTCATCATGGGCACCGGCGTACCGGGGACCACTGTCGACGCCGATCGCAATGCCGGCGCGGAGAAGGTCTGGAAGAAGTACCCCGGGATCAAGGTCGTCAACAAGTTCACCACGATGTGGGACTCATCCGTCGCGCAGAAGAATGCCGCGGCGATCCTGCCTTCACTGCCCAAGATCGACGGCATCTGGGCACAGGGCGGAACTGACGGGATCCTGAAAGCCTTCCAGGGGGCAGGGAAACCGCTTCCACCGACCTGCGGCGAATCGGAGAACGGCTTCCGCAAGTTCCTGGCCGGCATGCCGGGGTATCCCAAGGTGAAGGGACTGTCGATCGGCCAGCCGCCGTACCTCTCGGTCGTGTCGCTCGAGGTCGCGCGGCGGATCCTGCGGCACGAGTACCCCCGGCAGGATGTCGTTCTGCCCTTCCCGTCAGTGACCGACCAGACGGTGAAGGTCGGCCAGACGGTGTTTCCCGAGGTGGCGGACAGCTTCTTCACCGGCTTCACCGACACCTCGGCCCGTCCGGTCTTGCACATGTGCCTGCAGAGCGCACTCAAGGGCACCCCGTGTGCGCACAGCCTCAACGTGAATCTCCCGAAGGAGGCCTGA
- the metE gene encoding 5-methyltetrahydropteroyltriglutamate--homocysteine S-methyltransferase has translation PRVGADRALKRVTESYWRGEATTADLHATAARVRRENWEALRSAGIDEVPCNDFSFYDHVLDTAVLVGAIPPRHAGPADDDESAVRRYFGMARGTDGASPLEMTKWFDTNYHYLVPEIGPDTDFVLDPRKPVSELAEALDLGLDARPVLLGPITFLLLSKPAPGAPEGFAPISRLDDLLDVYAELLATLRGAGARWVQLDEPALVLDQPEEVLAATARAYERLGAVSHRPQLLIATYFDTVGAALPVLRNAPVEGLALDFTGPARSNLDALAAGGGLPGKRLIAGVVDGRNVWKNDLQASLSTLGRLQGFADVVVAPSCSLLHVPLDLALERQLDPQIARWLAFARQKVDETVTLARGMTGGPEAIRSELAANRADLASRASAPMTRNAAVRDRVAGVTPADLRRSTAYAARATAQAARLALPPLPTTTIGSFPQTKALREARAALPTGALAPEDYRARIGAEINRVVGIQEAAGLDVLVHGEPERNDMVQYFAERLTGFLTTRHGWVQSFGTRYVRPPVIAGDVSRPGPMTVDWASFAQGLTDRPVKGMLTGPVTMLSWSYVRDDQPLGDTARQVALALRDEVADLEAAGLAIIQVDEPALREGLPLRAAARPDYLRWATEAFRLATSGVRDDTQIHTHMCYAEFGDVLDAIVALDADVISLEAARSDMAVVRELADADYPAAVGPGVYDIHSPRVPDTAEVVALLDRALEHLPAERVWVNPDCGLKTRREDEVIPALAHMVEAARQARSRIAAAG, from the coding sequence CCGAGAGTCGGCGCCGACCGCGCCCTCAAGCGGGTCACCGAGTCCTACTGGCGCGGGGAGGCGACGACGGCCGACCTGCACGCGACCGCCGCGCGGGTGCGGCGGGAGAACTGGGAAGCACTCCGGTCCGCCGGAATCGACGAAGTGCCGTGCAACGACTTCTCCTTCTACGATCACGTGCTCGACACCGCCGTCCTCGTCGGCGCGATACCGCCTCGTCATGCGGGACCGGCGGACGACGACGAGTCGGCGGTGCGGCGTTACTTCGGGATGGCCCGGGGCACCGACGGCGCTTCCCCGCTGGAGATGACGAAGTGGTTCGACACCAATTACCACTACCTCGTCCCCGAGATCGGACCCGACACCGACTTCGTCCTCGACCCGCGCAAACCCGTGAGCGAGCTGGCCGAGGCGCTCGACCTCGGGCTCGACGCCCGCCCGGTGCTCCTCGGCCCGATCACGTTTCTCCTGCTGTCCAAGCCGGCGCCCGGCGCACCCGAGGGGTTCGCGCCGATCTCCAGGCTGGACGACCTGCTCGACGTCTACGCCGAACTGCTCGCCACCCTGCGCGGCGCCGGCGCCCGCTGGGTCCAGCTGGACGAACCGGCCCTTGTCCTCGACCAGCCCGAGGAGGTGCTCGCCGCCACCGCGCGGGCCTACGAGCGCCTGGGCGCGGTGAGCCACCGGCCGCAGCTACTGATCGCGACCTACTTCGACACCGTCGGTGCGGCGCTGCCGGTGCTGCGCAACGCCCCGGTGGAGGGCCTGGCCCTCGACTTCACCGGCCCGGCCAGGAGCAACCTCGACGCGCTCGCCGCCGGCGGCGGTCTTCCAGGCAAGCGCCTGATCGCCGGCGTCGTCGACGGCCGCAACGTATGGAAGAACGACCTGCAGGCATCCCTGTCGACGCTCGGCAGGCTGCAGGGCTTCGCCGACGTCGTGGTGGCGCCCTCCTGCTCGTTGCTGCACGTGCCGCTCGACCTCGCCCTCGAGCGCCAGCTTGATCCGCAGATCGCGCGCTGGCTGGCGTTCGCGCGGCAGAAGGTCGACGAGACGGTGACCCTCGCCCGCGGCATGACCGGCGGTCCGGAGGCGATTCGTTCCGAGCTCGCGGCCAATCGAGCCGACCTCGCGAGCCGGGCATCGGCTCCGATGACCCGCAACGCGGCGGTGCGGGACCGGGTCGCAGGCGTGACGCCGGCCGACCTGCGGCGTTCTACGGCGTACGCCGCGCGCGCGACCGCCCAGGCCGCCCGGCTGGCCCTCCCGCCCCTGCCGACGACCACCATCGGGTCGTTCCCGCAGACCAAGGCCCTGCGGGAGGCGCGGGCCGCGCTGCCGACCGGCGCGTTGGCACCGGAGGACTACCGCGCCCGGATCGGAGCGGAGATCAACCGCGTCGTCGGTATCCAGGAGGCGGCCGGCCTCGACGTTCTCGTGCACGGTGAGCCCGAGCGCAACGACATGGTGCAGTACTTCGCCGAGCGGCTCACCGGATTTCTCACCACCCGGCACGGTTGGGTGCAGTCCTTCGGTACCCGTTACGTGCGGCCGCCGGTGATCGCCGGCGACGTATCCCGTCCGGGTCCGATGACCGTCGACTGGGCGAGCTTTGCCCAGGGCCTCACCGACCGTCCGGTCAAGGGCATGCTCACCGGGCCGGTGACGATGCTCAGCTGGTCCTACGTCCGCGACGATCAGCCGCTCGGCGACACCGCCCGACAGGTCGCACTCGCGCTGCGGGACGAGGTCGCCGATCTCGAGGCCGCCGGCCTGGCGATCATCCAGGTCGACGAACCTGCCCTGCGGGAAGGGTTGCCGCTGCGTGCCGCTGCCCGGCCGGACTATCTGCGCTGGGCGACCGAGGCGTTCCGACTGGCCACGAGTGGGGTGCGCGACGACACCCAGATCCACACCCACATGTGCTACGCCGAGTTCGGTGACGTCCTCGACGCGATCGTCGCGCTGGACGCCGACGTGATCAGTCTCGAGGCAGCCCGATCGGACATGGCGGTCGTCCGGGAACTTGCCGACGCCGACTACCCGGCGGCGGTCGGGCCCGGGGTCTATGACATCCACTCGCCGCGGGTGCCGGACACCGCCGAAGTGGTGGCGCTGCTGGATCGCGCGCTGGAGCACCTGCCCGCCGAGCGGGTCTGGGTCAACCCGGACTGCGGCCTGAAGACCCGCAGGGAGGACGAGGTGATCCCGGCCCTGGCCCACATGGTCGAGGCGGCGCGACAGGCCCGCAGCCGGATCGCGGCCGCCGGCTGA
- a CDS encoding ABC transporter permease: protein MTGIPAIQQRRRRSPAAHGLSQNAPLLLGVGLLVLMVAIYLGLYGNQIGRLPGNFELTSTADNALPLVFAALGQSLVILTGGIDLSVGGVMDLTNSVSALEMHGSTGHMLLWAVIIVLIGAGAGLFNGLLIAFGRLQPILVTLGSLAIFQGLALKVLPQPGGQVASGVTSTLANPREPTAFVVIAVGLLLWWLLRRSSLGIGIYAIGNDRQAARANGVPVTRVVLATYTISGAFVGFAGLLLAAQTTGGDPTAGDVFTLISIAAAVIGGVSLTGGRGSAAGAVVGAFVLTVLVNVLFFGHVDPLEEPLYEGLFLVVAAALTALAGLLLRRRLR, encoded by the coding sequence ATGACCGGAATCCCCGCCATCCAACAGCGGCGACGCCGCAGCCCGGCCGCGCACGGCCTGAGCCAGAACGCTCCGCTGCTCCTCGGTGTCGGTCTGCTCGTGCTGATGGTCGCGATCTACCTAGGCCTCTACGGCAACCAGATCGGGCGGCTGCCAGGCAACTTCGAGCTGACGTCCACGGCGGACAACGCGCTGCCGTTGGTCTTCGCCGCGCTCGGGCAGTCACTCGTCATCCTGACCGGCGGGATCGACCTGTCCGTCGGCGGAGTCATGGACCTCACCAACAGCGTGTCCGCGCTCGAGATGCACGGCAGTACGGGGCACATGCTGCTCTGGGCCGTGATCATCGTGCTGATCGGTGCGGGTGCCGGACTCTTCAACGGACTGCTGATCGCCTTCGGTCGGCTGCAGCCGATTCTCGTCACTCTCGGGAGCCTCGCCATCTTCCAGGGCCTCGCGCTCAAGGTGCTGCCGCAGCCGGGCGGGCAGGTCGCGAGCGGCGTCACATCGACCCTGGCCAATCCGCGCGAGCCCACGGCGTTCGTGGTGATCGCCGTCGGGCTCCTGCTTTGGTGGCTGTTGCGGCGGTCGTCGCTGGGCATCGGGATCTACGCGATCGGCAACGACCGGCAGGCCGCGCGGGCCAACGGCGTCCCGGTGACCCGCGTCGTACTCGCCACCTACACGATCTCCGGTGCGTTCGTCGGCTTCGCCGGACTGCTGCTCGCCGCGCAGACCACCGGTGGCGACCCGACCGCCGGCGATGTCTTCACCCTCATCTCGATCGCCGCGGCAGTGATCGGCGGTGTGAGCCTGACCGGTGGCCGGGGCAGCGCCGCCGGGGCCGTCGTCGGCGCCTTCGTCCTGACCGTCCTGGTCAACGTGTTGTTCTTCGGCCATGTCGACCCGCTCGAGGAGCCGCTCTACGAAGGGCTCTTCCTGGTCGTCGCCGCGGCGCTCACCGCGTTAGCCGGGTTGCTACTGAGGAGGCGGTTACGGTGA
- a CDS encoding permease, with translation MTVSGAVTDAVRRTHGRVGSVGVLTGSLVAVLALQPVLVGAFDAPAVQAWATVFVAVVVQAVPFLVLGVVISAVIATFVPATFFERALPRRAIAAVPVAGLAGAALPGCECASVPIAGRLMSRGVAAPAALAFLLSAPAINPVVRVATAVAFPGRPEMVLARFVASLAAAVVVGWVWARFGRAEWTRAVSRPAPVDRTLAGFAAACRHDFVNAGGFLVIGSFTSATLNVVVPRSVLDMVGTSWLAVPMLAVLAVVLAICSEADAFIASSLTQFSLTARLAFLVVGPMVDIKLIAMQAGLFGRAFVVRFAPLVFVVGIATSVAIGGWLL, from the coding sequence ATGACTGTGTCGGGGGCAGTTACCGACGCTGTTCGGCGTACCCACGGGCGGGTCGGGTCGGTCGGCGTATTGACCGGGTCGTTGGTCGCCGTACTCGCCCTGCAGCCGGTGCTCGTCGGGGCCTTCGACGCGCCCGCGGTCCAGGCGTGGGCGACGGTGTTCGTCGCAGTCGTCGTTCAGGCGGTGCCGTTCCTGGTCCTGGGTGTCGTGATCAGTGCTGTGATCGCCACGTTCGTTCCGGCGACCTTTTTCGAGCGGGCCCTCCCCCGGCGGGCGATTGCGGCCGTGCCGGTCGCCGGGCTCGCCGGCGCGGCGCTGCCGGGCTGCGAGTGCGCCTCGGTGCCGATCGCCGGCCGGCTGATGTCCCGCGGCGTCGCAGCGCCTGCAGCGCTGGCGTTTCTGCTGTCCGCGCCGGCGATCAACCCGGTGGTGCGGGTGGCGACCGCGGTCGCCTTCCCCGGCCGTCCGGAGATGGTGCTGGCGCGCTTCGTCGCGTCGTTGGCGGCTGCGGTGGTCGTGGGCTGGGTGTGGGCGCGCTTCGGCCGCGCCGAGTGGACCCGCGCCGTGAGCCGGCCGGCGCCGGTCGACCGCACACTCGCCGGATTCGCCGCGGCGTGCCGGCACGACTTCGTCAACGCCGGCGGTTTCCTGGTGATCGGCAGCTTCACGTCGGCCACCTTGAACGTCGTGGTCCCCCGCAGCGTGCTCGACATGGTCGGCACGTCCTGGCTCGCGGTGCCGATGCTCGCCGTACTCGCTGTGGTGCTGGCGATCTGCTCCGAGGCGGACGCCTTCATCGCGTCGAGTCTGACCCAGTTTTCCTTGACCGCACGATTGGCATTCCTTGTAGTCGGGCCGATGGTCGACATCAAACTGATCGCCATGCAGGCCGGACTCTTCGGCCGGGCCTTCGTCGTCCGCTTCGCACCGCTCGTCTTCGTCGTCGGGATCGCCACCAGCGTCGCGATCGGGGGGTGGTTGCTGTGA
- a CDS encoding ABC transporter permease, whose amino-acid sequence MSADVGKVADGRGVAVLWDRFKPDRRKALYGFIAAALIFVIGDQVEPGFASGSGVKTVLVVASFVALVAAGQTFVILIGGIDLSVPWVLNGAAVLLAVTAAGSNSRAAWAIPLTLAMGLVIGLVNGLGVAFLAVPAVIMTLGMNGVMQGLTLGFTGGFTCGSCSSAAPGVVHTAVFGSVLGIPAVLIILFGVAVVVTLVLSYTTFGRQVYGIGNNERASYLSGVNVKMVTVLLYGLSGLLAATAGILLMGYGGKATLGMGDPYLFESIAAAVIGGVYILGGRGHYLGSLAGAIILTAIISLALAKNMPDYGRSIVYGAVILVILLIYGRAERET is encoded by the coding sequence GTGAGCGCGGATGTCGGGAAGGTCGCCGACGGGCGCGGTGTCGCGGTCCTCTGGGACCGGTTCAAGCCCGACCGGCGCAAGGCGCTGTACGGCTTCATCGCTGCGGCATTGATCTTCGTCATCGGCGACCAGGTGGAGCCCGGCTTCGCCAGCGGCAGCGGCGTCAAGACCGTGCTGGTGGTGGCGTCGTTCGTCGCGCTGGTCGCGGCCGGTCAGACCTTCGTGATTCTGATCGGCGGCATCGACCTGTCCGTGCCGTGGGTCCTCAACGGCGCCGCCGTCTTACTCGCAGTCACTGCGGCGGGCTCGAATTCCCGTGCGGCGTGGGCGATCCCGCTCACCCTGGCGATGGGGCTGGTCATCGGCCTGGTCAACGGGCTCGGCGTCGCCTTCCTCGCCGTGCCCGCGGTGATCATGACGCTCGGCATGAACGGCGTGATGCAGGGCCTCACACTGGGGTTCACCGGCGGATTCACCTGCGGGTCGTGCTCGTCGGCGGCCCCGGGTGTCGTGCACACCGCGGTGTTCGGGAGCGTGCTGGGCATCCCGGCGGTGCTGATCATCCTGTTCGGCGTCGCCGTCGTCGTCACCCTGGTCCTGAGCTATACGACGTTCGGCCGGCAGGTCTACGGCATCGGCAACAACGAGCGCGCGAGCTACCTGTCCGGGGTCAACGTCAAGATGGTCACCGTCCTGCTTTACGGCCTGTCCGGCCTACTCGCGGCGACGGCGGGGATTCTGCTGATGGGGTACGGCGGCAAGGCCACCCTCGGGATGGGCGACCCGTACCTGTTCGAGTCGATCGCGGCCGCGGTCATCGGTGGGGTCTACATCCTCGGCGGACGCGGGCATTACCTCGGCTCACTGGCGGGCGCAATCATCCTCACCGCGATCATCAGCCTGGCCCTGGCGAAGAACATGCCCGACTACGGCCGCAGCATCGTCTACGGCGCGGTGATCCTGGTCATCCTGCTCATCTACGGCCGCGCCGAACGAGAAACCTAG